TGGGCTGGATAAAGACGGTGAAGTGCACGGGGACTCCAAATACAAGGTTGTCGGTGTCCTCAACCCAACCAACACAGTTACCGACCAACTTATTCTGACCCCCGTATCGAGCGTATGGGCCATTCACGCACATCATGACGAGCATCACGAAGAAGGAGAAGCGCATGAAGCCGGTGAAACCCACGACGAACATGAGGAAGAGCCCCGCGAAATCACCAGCATGCTCATCAAGTTCCGGAATCCGATGGGTATGATGCTGGCACGGGGTATCAACAGCAACTCCAAACTTCAGGCGGCTTTACCAAATATTGAAATCAATCGGCTTTTTTCTCTGCTGGGTATAGGTGTAGAAACCCTGCGCGGTCTTGCTATTGTAATTATGCTGATTTCGGGCGTTAGTGTGTTCGTATCACTCTATAACTCCCTAAAAGAACGGCGCTACGAAATGGCGCTCATGCTGTCGATGGGCGCCACACGCGCCCAGTTGTTTGGCATGCTCTTGCTGGAAGGTATTGTACTGGCGCTGATTGGCTTTGTGTTGGGGTTGTTATTAAGTCGGGTTGGTTTATGGCTATTCTCGGGGACTGTTTCGGATGAGTATCATTATAATCTGGCGGCTTTTGGCATTCTGCCCGAAGAGTGGGCACTTCTGGGCATTGCCCTCCTCATTGGTATACTGGCCGCTGCCTTGCCTGCTTTGGGCGTTTACCGAATGAATATCTCCCGTACGCTGGCGGAAGAATAAAACAAATCGGGGTTGACGATATCGTCAACCCCCAAAAGATAAACGTCAATTATACAATATGAGAGGAACCAGCGACCCTAAGCAGCTTTACACTAGCTCTCCACCGCCTTGAGTTATCTAGTACTTATTAATAATCGAATCTGGTAGCACTTTCACATCGATTCCATACGCTTTCAGTAAGTTAGCCCGGTTGTTCTGCCCATCCACATAAGCTGGGTTTACAACCATCGAGCGATTGTAATAGTACGACGCCAGTTCGAGCTTCTGCCGATTATTTTGTGCCTGAGCTTCCCCCTGATAGATTACCCCCAGGTTGTTGTAAGCTGGTGCATACGCGTTGGCTGCCCGAATGGTTTGCTTATAGTAGTACTTGGCCGAATCGACATTGGGTGTAATTTTCTGAAAAACATAGGCCATCGAGAAATACGCTTCCCCAAAGTTTGGATAGATACGGGTCGACTCCTGCAGATGGTCGAGTGCCCAACGACCGTGCACATTCGCGTGGGCGATATTAGTGTCGATCAAAGCCTGCGCTTTCTTGATCTGTTCAGGTGTCGGTTTAGGCTTGATCGCATTGGTTGCATTTGCAATTGAATCCGCTTTGGCACGATCTTTCAGCCCTTTCTCAATCCACTCATTCGCTACATGTCGTTGTACCTGGCAGCTATTGGGTGCATAGGGTAGCGCCGAATTAAACAGGATGAAATTGTTCTCCCAGTCGCGGTTACGTTCAACCGTTTTGAACGAATAGAGCCCAGCGACAACAGCCATCAGCCCTAGCAACGGCGCATAACGAACCAATGCGGGTTTGGTAGCAGACTCATCCGATGCATTGGCGTCTCCCCGAACAAGCAGTTTTTGTAAGGCCCAGATTAGAATGAACGCGAAGCCCATCACAGCTGCGTAGGCAAACCGTTCAGCGAAAATACCACCCCGCATCCAGATAAAACCCAGACCAGGAGCCATCGTAACAAAGAACCAGAATATACCAAAGCCCCAGAGTGTACGCTTCATGAACCCCTTCCAGCCTAACCAGGCTAAGGCGATCAGCGACAAGAAGCCAGCCCAGGTCAGTAAATCGCCTTTGCTACCCGATGGGATCACATTATACGAATAGTCATAGACAAGCGGATGTGGCAAGATCAACAACCGGATATAATACATCAGGAATTTGAAGGTTGTCGATTTCTCAGTCTGTAAAATCTTGTACGGATAGTTGGCCCAGTCGACCGGAGGGGTTCCGCTTAGAGTACCAATCATCTTCTGTTTCTGGAAGAAAAACAGAGCAGCCACAATTAGAAATGGCCATAAACTGATGAGCGACTGCCACACATTCCGACGGGCAAACCAGTATTGCATGGCCGGAATCAGTGCCAGACTCACAATAGACGACTCTTTGGACAGGAACGCGAAATACAATGATACACATGCCAGCCCCACCCAACTTGCCGACAAAGAGCCCATAATCAGCACCCCGACGATACCACCAAACGTACTTCCCGTCAGACTACTCCCAATTACCCAGCCCCCGACAATAGCAAACAGGCCAAATAATCCACCAAACGCCCAGTCGCCAACTGCCCCCTTATACCAGAACGACGAAGCCGATTCCAGGTGCTTCCAGTACGACAGTAACATAAGCGAGATAAACAGGAAGCTCAGGATTTCGTCACGTCCCTTGATATTCGCTACAATCTCAGTATGGATAGGATGTGCAATAAACACCAGCCCAATCAGAAAAGCGGTGATCGTTTGACCCGGTAGCCATTTCTGAAGCAATGCGCCAATAGACAAACCAGTTAATGCGTACAAACCGGCATTGATCATGTGGCTGATGTTTGGATTATCTTTGAAATACTCCTGCTCCATCGCAAACGTAATCAGCGATAGTGGGCGATAATACCCCAGAGAGATATTGCTGAAATGCCAGAATTCGGTACGAAGCAGGTCAGGTATACCAGCTAGCCCTTTTTTAACGAATAAATTCTGACCAACGGCCGCTATATCGTCGAGCGCGTACTGGTGTCCAAAGGTGTTAATGTACAAAACGAAGCCTAATAGAGCCAGAGCCGCTACAGGCCACCAGACGACCGGGCGTTTTTCGATAGGTAGATCCGACGAGGGCGGTGTCGTAGTCGGTTTAGTTGTCGTTGGGCGCGTTACCGGACGCTGAGCCGTCTCGTTAACACGGGTTGAACTTGGCCGGGTAGAATTCGTTGCGGTGGTTTGAGCAGGTTTGGATGATGCCGAACGAGGATTCTCGTAGGCAGTAGGTTGCTTCTTTTTAGCCATGATAGCAGTTACTCATCTATTGAGGACGTATTAATTCTCTTCTGGAAATCAGATATTGACTACGTAGAGAATCACTACATTTATGGATTGATTGTAAAGTTCCGTAAGAATGTTAGCAAAATCAATTCAGATACATTATCAATTAAAAACATTTGCGTTCGCCATTGGGGCAAGTCTGCTCATCAGTGGCTGTGTTAGTGTTCGGCCAACCTTGCCCAGCACCAGCACAACGAGTACGCTAAATCGGCCCGACAATCTGGCCCTGGGTAATCCAAGCAACGCATCCAGCAACAGCCCTGACAATTACCTACTGACAAAGCCACAGTATACGCTATCCTACAATCGTAGCCGTGGCATTGCTAATTGGGTCAGTTGGCGATTGACATCCACCTCAAAAGGCGATAGCAAACGTACCAATGATTTCAGGCCTGACCCCACATTGCCAACTGGCTGGTATGCTGCCCGTCCTTCCGACTATACCAATACAGGCTTCGATCGGGGGCACCTTTGTCCATCGGACGATCGCGATGCAACCCCCGAAGATAATGCCGCTACGTTTCTCCTAACCAACATCGTGCCACAAGCCCCACGACATAACCGCGAGGTCTGGAAAAATTTAGAAGAGTATGAGCGTCAACTGATGAGCAACGGCAACGACGTCTACATTATTGCGGGTGTAAGCGGCACAGGTGGTACGGGCCAAAACGGCTTTGCCACATCCATAGCCAACGGAAAATTAGCTGTACCAGCCACACTCTGGAAAATCCTGATTGTTGTTCCAACCGGACCTGACAATACCTTTCAGCTCACAGAAAATACACGCATCATTGCCGTCAATATTCCCAATGAACAATCAGCCGCCGATAAACCCTGGCGTGCCTACATCACGACTGTCGACAAACTCGAAGCATTGACTGGGTACGACTTCCTGTCAAATATACCTACTGACATTCAACAGGTTATTGAAGCCCGAATCGACGGAGGTACTAACTAACGTTGCTAATACAAAAAGCAGAAAGCTACAGAGAATCTGTTTTGATACTTCTCTGTAGCTTTCTGCTTTATACCGAAATGTAGCTAGGCAACAGCCACTTGGGGTACATCTAATACGGTATCATTAGTCGTGATTCGTCGCGTACGCCGACGTAACAAGGCAATGGCTTCTTCGTCGCTGGCAAAGGCATCGTTTATGTTCACCATATATTTCACCAACACATCATACCGACCGCGCATCAGCAGGAAAAAAATCTGGAGGAAATCAAGCCCATCAAAAACAATGGCCTGATTATGGGCATATTTATCAATTGTTTTCAGAAAAAATGTAGGGTGTTCAGTCCAGTGCAAAGCAGGCCGAACATGATGACTGATATGATAGCCGTCGTTCCAGCATTTTTTATTGTACTTCACATTGATACAGGTAATACTGTTTTTATAGGCGTTACCTGGTTCATCGCCATCGACAAAGGCGTGCTGTGTCCAGTTGCCCATCATGGCAATTAACCGATACACCAGAAGTGGAAACAAAAATACCAGTACTGTTGCGGCCCAATTCACATAGAGCAAAATACAGGCAACAACGGCAAATATAATT
This window of the Spirosoma aerolatum genome carries:
- a CDS encoding ABC transporter permease, with amino-acid sequence MNLFRISWSNLRDKPLSSFLSGLLMTFGITIISLLLLLNKQLDDQFRKNIRGIDMVLGAKGSPLQLILSSIYQIDSPVGNIPLDEAERLSRNPMIKTAIPLAMGDNYRSFRIIGTNKKYLDHFGATVGQGKLFQKDLEVVIGPRVADVTGLKIGDTFASSHGLDKDGEVHGDSKYKVVGVLNPTNTVTDQLILTPVSSVWAIHAHHDEHHEEGEAHEAGETHDEHEEEPREITSMLIKFRNPMGMMLARGINSNSKLQAALPNIEINRLFSLLGIGVETLRGLAIVIMLISGVSVFVSLYNSLKERRYEMALMLSMGATRAQLFGMLLLEGIVLALIGFVLGLLLSRVGLWLFSGTVSDEYHYNLAAFGILPEEWALLGIALLIGILAAALPALGVYRMNISRTLAEE
- a CDS encoding tetratricopeptide repeat protein, translated to MAKKKQPTAYENPRSASSKPAQTTATNSTRPSSTRVNETAQRPVTRPTTTKPTTTPPSSDLPIEKRPVVWWPVAALALLGFVLYINTFGHQYALDDIAAVGQNLFVKKGLAGIPDLLRTEFWHFSNISLGYYRPLSLITFAMEQEYFKDNPNISHMINAGLYALTGLSIGALLQKWLPGQTITAFLIGLVFIAHPIHTEIVANIKGRDEILSFLFISLMLLSYWKHLESASSFWYKGAVGDWAFGGLFGLFAIVGGWVIGSSLTGSTFGGIVGVLIMGSLSASWVGLACVSLYFAFLSKESSIVSLALIPAMQYWFARRNVWQSLISLWPFLIVAALFFFQKQKMIGTLSGTPPVDWANYPYKILQTEKSTTFKFLMYYIRLLILPHPLVYDYSYNVIPSGSKGDLLTWAGFLSLIALAWLGWKGFMKRTLWGFGIFWFFVTMAPGLGFIWMRGGIFAERFAYAAVMGFAFILIWALQKLLVRGDANASDESATKPALVRYAPLLGLMAVVAGLYSFKTVERNRDWENNFILFNSALPYAPNSCQVQRHVANEWIEKGLKDRAKADSIANATNAIKPKPTPEQIKKAQALIDTNIAHANVHGRWALDHLQESTRIYPNFGEAYFSMAYVFQKITPNVDSAKYYYKQTIRAANAYAPAYNNLGVIYQGEAQAQNNRQKLELASYYYNRSMVVNPAYVDGQNNRANLLKAYGIDVKVLPDSIINKY
- a CDS encoding DNA/RNA non-specific endonuclease; amino-acid sequence: MLAKSIQIHYQLKTFAFAIGASLLISGCVSVRPTLPSTSTTSTLNRPDNLALGNPSNASSNSPDNYLLTKPQYTLSYNRSRGIANWVSWRLTSTSKGDSKRTNDFRPDPTLPTGWYAARPSDYTNTGFDRGHLCPSDDRDATPEDNAATFLLTNIVPQAPRHNREVWKNLEEYERQLMSNGNDVYIIAGVSGTGGTGQNGFATSIANGKLAVPATLWKILIVVPTGPDNTFQLTENTRIIAVNIPNEQSAADKPWRAYITTVDKLEALTGYDFLSNIPTDIQQVIEARIDGGTN